Proteins from a single region of Eretmochelys imbricata isolate rEreImb1 chromosome 20, rEreImb1.hap1, whole genome shotgun sequence:
- the MVB12A gene encoding multivesicular body subunit 12A isoform X1 — MRTSPPPVISRFRVQMARARWPEGWLLGLGFVTLREEPNQRRVFAETTNRRRKRPVRSPAPPPAGRGGPDPGSEAAGRGQMAALPEQSPLTGVAWASSASAAPAGWTAITSTLEGATASFGKGFGQKSGYVLCITSTVASEVGGAQRCCTSPGNVVADVLILSEKTPLPTGYLYIREFLEPKTSISKKKRICVKLVPLGAADLVVFDIMLSGKSKVVPCYMKIGEISSFAVWCKKGQLLKPKPLPKPRNISPAMKGLSLETPDLDNKKTEFSSEKSLTRVGSKHVSMKRDDSIYDTSNLYGISAMDGVPFALHPKFESSITSGTDAFSIFTNLNIKSLADIEKEYDYAFVVERTAAARLPPSIC; from the exons ATGCGTACCAGCCCTCCGCCTGTGATTTCCCGCTTCCGCGTTCAAATGGCGCGTGCGCGCTGGCCCGAAGGGTGGCTCCTCGGTCTCGGATTTGTCACTCTCCGCGAAGAGCCCAATCAGAGGCGCGTGTTCGCCGAGACGACCAATAGGCGGAGAAAGAGGCCGGTGAggtccccagccccgcctcccgCCGGGAGGGGAGGCCCGGACCCGGGGAGCGAAGCCGCCGGGCGAGGACAGATGGCGGCGCTGCCGGAGCAGTCCCCGCTGACCGGGGTGGCCTGGGCCTCCAGTGCCAGCGCGGCGCCCGCCGGCTGGACAGCG ATCACCTCGACCCTGGAGGGAGCCACAGCCAGCTTCGGGAAAGGATTTGGGCAGAAATCCGGCTACGTCTTGTGCATCACCTCCACTGTGGCCAGTGAAGTAGGAGGCGCCCAGCGCTGCTGC ACCTCCCCAGGCAATGTGGTCGCCGACGTACTGATCCTGAGTGAGAAAACGCCTCTGCCTACAGGATACCTTTACATTCGGGAGTTCTTAGAACCAA AAACGTCCATTTCCAAGAAGAAACGAATATGTGTGAAGCTTGTCCCATTAGGTGCGGCAGACCTAGTTGTTTTTGACATTATGCTGAGTGGCAAGAGTAAAGTGGTCCCATGTTATATGAAGATAGG GGAAATTAGCAGCTTTGCTGTCTGGTGTAAAAAGGGGCAACTTCTCAAACCTAAACCCCTTCCAAAACCAAGGAACATCAGTCCAGCAATGAAGGGGCTTTCACTGGAGACCCCAGACCTAGATAACAAAAA GACAGAATTTTCATCAGAAAAGTCTTTGACTAGAGTTGGCTCAAAACATGTATCCATGAAGCGAGATGATTCCATTTATGATACATCTAATCTCTATGGCATCTCAG CCATGGACGGGGTTCCTTTCGCTCTACACCCCAAATTTGAAAGCAGCATCACTAGTGGGACTGAT GCCTTTTCCATCTTCACGAACTTGAACATTAAGTCTCTTGCTGACATTGAGAAGGAG TATGACTATGCCTTTGTAGTTGAAAGGACTGCGGCTGCCAGACTCCCACCCAGCATCTGTTAG
- the MVB12A gene encoding multivesicular body subunit 12A isoform X2, translating to MRTSPPPVISRFRVQMARARWPEGWLLGLGFVTLREEPNQRRVFAETTNRRRKRPVRSPAPPPAGRGGPDPGSEAAGRGQMAALPEQSPLTGVAWASSASAAPAGWTAITSTLEGATASFGKGFGQKSGYVLCITSTVASETSPGNVVADVLILSEKTPLPTGYLYIREFLEPKTSISKKKRICVKLVPLGAADLVVFDIMLSGKSKVVPCYMKIGEISSFAVWCKKGQLLKPKPLPKPRNISPAMKGLSLETPDLDNKKTEFSSEKSLTRVGSKHVSMKRDDSIYDTSNLYGISAMDGVPFALHPKFESSITSGTDAFSIFTNLNIKSLADIEKEYDYAFVVERTAAARLPPSIC from the exons ATGCGTACCAGCCCTCCGCCTGTGATTTCCCGCTTCCGCGTTCAAATGGCGCGTGCGCGCTGGCCCGAAGGGTGGCTCCTCGGTCTCGGATTTGTCACTCTCCGCGAAGAGCCCAATCAGAGGCGCGTGTTCGCCGAGACGACCAATAGGCGGAGAAAGAGGCCGGTGAggtccccagccccgcctcccgCCGGGAGGGGAGGCCCGGACCCGGGGAGCGAAGCCGCCGGGCGAGGACAGATGGCGGCGCTGCCGGAGCAGTCCCCGCTGACCGGGGTGGCCTGGGCCTCCAGTGCCAGCGCGGCGCCCGCCGGCTGGACAGCG ATCACCTCGACCCTGGAGGGAGCCACAGCCAGCTTCGGGAAAGGATTTGGGCAGAAATCCGGCTACGTCTTGTGCATCACCTCCACTGTGGCCAGTGAA ACCTCCCCAGGCAATGTGGTCGCCGACGTACTGATCCTGAGTGAGAAAACGCCTCTGCCTACAGGATACCTTTACATTCGGGAGTTCTTAGAACCAA AAACGTCCATTTCCAAGAAGAAACGAATATGTGTGAAGCTTGTCCCATTAGGTGCGGCAGACCTAGTTGTTTTTGACATTATGCTGAGTGGCAAGAGTAAAGTGGTCCCATGTTATATGAAGATAGG GGAAATTAGCAGCTTTGCTGTCTGGTGTAAAAAGGGGCAACTTCTCAAACCTAAACCCCTTCCAAAACCAAGGAACATCAGTCCAGCAATGAAGGGGCTTTCACTGGAGACCCCAGACCTAGATAACAAAAA GACAGAATTTTCATCAGAAAAGTCTTTGACTAGAGTTGGCTCAAAACATGTATCCATGAAGCGAGATGATTCCATTTATGATACATCTAATCTCTATGGCATCTCAG CCATGGACGGGGTTCCTTTCGCTCTACACCCCAAATTTGAAAGCAGCATCACTAGTGGGACTGAT GCCTTTTCCATCTTCACGAACTTGAACATTAAGTCTCTTGCTGACATTGAGAAGGAG TATGACTATGCCTTTGTAGTTGAAAGGACTGCGGCTGCCAGACTCCCACCCAGCATCTGTTAG
- the DSN1 gene encoding kinetochore-associated protein DSN1 homolog: MEAKPEEVGRGRTKEAWLQETQNPPQQNLPGVEDGKNSGGTQEHDPSEEKVEPEHFSEPNKVISPGPGNKANVRASPSDRVRGATRKRSCPRPSPKKIDRSPSPKRISPWRESPRKGLTSSSFNLSPRALAIGPQTTRRSWCRSSMKGTNRRKSLPPFHQDVTELSKSISLDFPETDRLSMLLLSSFQFSTQKLQHFLKQTDGFSPEAFKANVNSVSEELMRCTERLKLDGTLKKCTEELKGILSDPALNVSFFQMKEYINRFTTESQTWDQLLLSFQKSAEEMSRQLEQCKTNEVQVEPASYLGTSQAKVLSSKPNYQKILASQGEVFDCMELVLDELQQAVKLLQTFIEDSTQYLRNLSEQLASRTFQQLENSPIRKLLKVSPKKPPVTQCQQPPEG, translated from the exons ATGGAGGCGAAGCCGGAGGAAGTTGGGCGGGGCCG GACTAAAGAGGCCTGGCTACAGGAAACGCAG AATCCCCCCCAACAGAACCTCCCGGGTGTTGAAGATGGGAAGAACAGTGGTGGGACACAAG AACATGACCCCAGTGAGGAGAAAGTGGAGCCTGAACACTTTTCAGAGCCGAACAAAGTTATTAGTCCTGGGCCTGGTAACAAGGCTAATGTGAGAGCAAGTCCCAGTGACAGAGTCAGAGGGGCTACTAGGAAAAGGTCATGTCCTCGTCCTAGCCCCAAGAAAATTGACCGGAGTCCCAGTCCCAAGAGGATATCTCCATGGAGAGAGAGTCCCAGGAAAGGCCTCACTTCAAGTTCATTTAACTTGTCCCCAAGGGCACTTGCCATTGGCCCACAAACCACACGTCGCTCGTGGTGCCGCTCCAGTATGAAAGGAACCAACCGCCGGAAGTCACTGCCTCCTTTCCACCAGGATGTCACAG AGCTGAGCAAATCAATCAGCCTTGATTTTCCAGAGACTGACAGGCTTTCCATGCTCCTGCTGTCTAGTTTCCAg TTCTCTACCCAGAAGCTTCAGCACTTCTTGAAGCAGACTGATGGCTTCAGCCCTGAGGCTTTTAAAGCAAATG TGAATTCAGTTTCAGAAGAGCTGATGCGTTGTACAGAGAGACTGAAACTAGATGGAACACTAAAGAAATGTACAGAAGAGCTGAAAGG TATTTTATCAGACCCTGCACTAAATGTGTCATTCTTCCAGATGAAGGAATATATAAACAG GTTTACTACAGAGTCTCAAACTTGGGATCAGCTTTTACTGAGTTTCCAGAAAAGTGCAGAAGAAATGTCCAG ACAACTGGAGCAGTGCAAGACGAATGAAGTGCAAGTGGAACCTGCTAGTTATCTCGGAACCTCACAGGCCAAAGTTCTCAGTAGCAAGCCTAACTATCAGAAAATACTCGCTAGCCAGGGTGAGGTGTTTGACTGCATGGAGCTTGTG CTGGATGAACTACAGCAGGCAGTGAAGTTGTTGCAGACTTTCATAGAAGACAGTACACAGTACCTCCGGAATCTGTCAGAGCAACTTG CATCAAGGACCTTTCAGCAACTGGAAAACTCACCTATTCGGAAACTACTCAAAGTTTCCCCAAAGAAGCCACCAGTCACCCAGTGCCAGCAGCCTCCTGAGGGTTAA